The genomic stretch TTGCAAGCTCGTCAACACATAACGAGCAGTAAGAAAAAGAACAATtgaataatattataaaataaaaacatTCAAATATTATCAGAAGTGTCTGaagaagactcagaagatgatgatgagcTGTCTTTGATTTCTAAGAGGATCAACAGACTGTGGTTTTAGTCATAAGCTAGAATCCCTTCGATTTTTTCTAAACTTACATTATATATATGGTGTCTTACTTTTGCTTAGACGAAAGCCATACACTTCTTAGACTAGTCTCCAAGtcttaaatattttatttaatacTATATCACCTGGAAAAAATATACAATGTAGTGTGAGCACTAGGACGTGTTTCATAAGCACGCTTATGACTAAAATAAAAAGGTAAGGACCTAGGGTTGAATCTTTGTGCAATTTTAATGTCATGGAAAATCGTTTATAGTTCTACAAGATTTCTCTGGGTACCCTATCACACGCATTCTTCAAGTCAATAACCAAGGTCGAACGAGAATGAATTCATCATGGGGCATCTAACCATTAAGTGTCAATTAAACATAATTTTTATATGAAttataatatttaaattaattatatAAATGGATTGAATATCCATTTTATTACAAAgataaatatttattattttattataaaaataaacATTAGATGGTAATTTAAAAGGATTATGAATTTGTTAAAATACAAAATAACCAAAAAAAGAAGGATTATTAATTTCTGGAAAAGCAAAAATTGAAAAATGTCAGAAGTGGGATTTGAACCCACGCTCTCTCACGAGAACCAGAACTTGAGTCTGGCGCCTTAGACCACTCGGCCATCCTGACGAgttgtttatgtatttcattgGTTTTTATTAGTAGAATATAAAATCGAATTAAAATAGAATGTTGTGAAGTGGCTAAGGAACCATAGGCGCAAGAGAGAAGAAGAAGTTGAGCAAAGAGGAAAAGGTTAGTTTCCCTTCTGATTCATGTGAAATAGTATTAGATTGTTTTGCATAATATTTCTATGTTATTAGATAATGGGAATGGAGTTGCTGGCTTTGAATTCATCACCACTATGCAATGTTACTACAACTACAACTACAACTAGGACTAGGAGGAGAATTCATTACAAACCCTACAATTTCAATTTCATGGCTATCATCACATCTGCTTCCAAGGTTTCCTTTCTCTAATCCACGCctatttttcatttttcaattcTCAATTGAATTCCGTTAACTTCAttattatttcattattttaaGGTATATGATTCAGTGTTAGAGAACAAAAAGCATGTCCTTTTAACCTCTCTTCAAGACACACACAGAGGACTCTTAACAACTCCTCATCAACGTTCTTCTATTGAACAAGCACTAGTTAGTAGTATTTTCAATTTCTCACTTTCTTTCATTTTTGTTTCTCCAACCACATATGTGTTTGATACTTACTCTTATTTATTTAGGTGAATGTAGAAGGGACCAACATCGGTCACCCAATTGATTTCAACAAACTCGATGGAACATGGCGCCTCCAATACACTTCTGCTCCTGATGTTCTCATTCTATTCCAAGCTGCTGCTACACTTCCTTTCTTTCAAGTACTTTCACTTCTTTATCCCAACTCATCAACACTTGCATATTCTCTTTTACCAATCTCATGCTTGCTTTAACTACAACTTAAGCTAGAATTGTATACCAATCTCATGCTTGCTTGAACTACAAACTTAAGCTACAATTGTAGATTTAGTTAACTCCCAAGGGGGACCAAGACCATACATTTTAACATAACAGGTGAGACGAGAGGACCGTAACTTACCCTTTTTATCATCACAAATTCCTCCAACTTCTTAGGTGCTATGCTTATCAAATGCAATTACCTGTTATAATGCTTTTTCTCTTATTCTTGTTTCTTATCACCATTTTATTCTTACTTTCTTTGCTCCGCAATGAGATAGGTTGGACAAATATTTCAGAAATTTGAATGCCGTCATAACTCTACCGGAGGTGTTATTCGAAATGTTGTCCGCTGGAGTATTCCAAATTTGTTAGAGGTAAAGCACCGTCAGACCTTAGATGGTTTACATGCTAACTAACAATTTCAATCTTATTATCTTCAAGGGTGTGCAAAGTCAAATTGCTCAAAACCTAGTTCATCTGTCTCTAGGACTTGTTCTCACCTTCACCCCAACTCTTGTAGGAACAAGAAGGTGCTACGTTGCTTGTATCTGCCAAATTTACTCTTGTATCTGCACGCAATATTTACCTTCAATTTCAAGAGGTAATCATTTTTACTTCCATCAACATGTTTTCTATACATACTTTTTACAATAATATATCTCAACAAATGATGATGGCTACTTTGATATTCTGATATGAATATGACATTTCCTTATTCAATTGGTACGTATGATGCAGATCACACTTCAAGATATAAATATTAGTGAACAGGTCCAGGCTCTAATATCTCCAGCATTACTACCGCGCTCTTTTATAAGTTTGCAGGTAAATCAACCTTAATTTTCTCTGTTAGCATTTATAATTTCAACGCACTATCTTACACACCGGTAACTTGTGTCAACAAACTCTTTATGCATCAAATCCAACACTATGCTCATATAATTTTATGTGAATGAGGACCACCGCCAACCAGCTATGTATACGGCATAACTCATACACTGTACTTTTCTCCTGCAGATCTTGCAATATCTACGTACTTTCAAAGCTCAAATTCCCGTGAGGGATCCAGGAAGGTATATATAGGATGCACCACTTTGTTGAAATAGTTAATGGGTCTTCTTTATTGGCAAATTACACACTAATGCTCTTTTGAATTGCAGGGAATCCGTAGGAGGATTATATTATCTTAGCTATTTGGATGATAATATGCTTTTGGGCCGTGCTGTTGGTGGAGGTGGTGTTTTTGTGTTTACAAGAGCCCAATCACTTTACTGATGACCATTCATCAGTAGTAGTTCAAAACTCAGACCGCTTGACAGAAATATTACAGTAACACTCCATGAGCCATCGTCACGGAACATATGGAGAAGAAGAAACAAAATGGAGGATTATATGATAGAAGTTGATAATGCAGTCTAAATTCACCCTCCTAAACTACCTCAAACACCTGAATCAACACTGCTAGATAAAAATGATTTAAACAGAATTGTGCCAGGTGACCTTGTTGATTCCATAACAACAAAGGGGGTAGGTAGCACGATCGGAAAAGGGTCACAGTTAAGAAGATCTCTGAGAACAATTGGGGAAACTGATTAGTGGCCCTGATAAATGGTATTTTTGGTGTTTTTAACCTTTTTTCACTTTGAAAAATATGCAGAAGCCATCTGTTTGTTCTGTCATCATCTCTCTCATTTTAGCTGAGAGAGCTTCCAGCAATAATGTATTAGCTCCTATTCGACGAGGTCATAAACTTGCATCTATGATTTGGCTTGCTGTTGTTGATAATTTGGAAGAAAACCACCACACCTTTTGCTTACTTAAACGCCTTGCACGCGAAGGGGATGTAAGTTTTAGTTACACACAATAAGTTAACGTATGTTTgaaattataatttattttttctCTTGATTTTACTAAGTTTTCTTCAAGTTTTTACTCATCAACATTTTGTCTCTTTGGAGCATCTAATTAATTTTGTAATACTTTTCAACAGGTTTTTCTTCCATACCCTTACACTAGATCTGTTAGAGTCAAATGGAGGGTGTTTGAGAAGTTTTTACTGATTTTCGTGATTGCTTCAACCATGCAGATTATTATGATATGTTGGCATGTGCTAAAAGTAGGACATTCTCAAAGCAAATAAAATTGTTGTTTTCAGCTTTGCAAATGAATCACAGTTATTCAATATACCATACTAGGCACAATTCATCAATTATATTGCTATCTAAGTCAATAGCTAACACCATTTCTTTAATATAGAGTTGTCTCTTCCTTAAATATGATTCTTCTATGTTATGCTATTTTTCATCTATGGTTTAGCTGCAAGTGTTTTATCTGATTAATAAGTGCCCCGTCAAGAAGTTTACTAAGAAAAATGATATGAGATTGTATAACAAATATAATCTTCTCTAACGAATACTTAGATTACAAATATAAACGTTTATTTTGTTTTGTTGATTTATCTAACGAGCTGATTAAATTGATCAAAGTGCAGGGAGATAACCATAT from Lathyrus oleraceus cultivar Zhongwan6 chromosome 7, CAAS_Psat_ZW6_1.0, whole genome shotgun sequence encodes the following:
- the LOC127107158 gene encoding probable plastid-lipid-associated protein 10, chloroplastic isoform X2, giving the protein MGMELLALNSSPLCNVTTTTTTTRTRRRIHYKPYNFNFMAIITSASKVNVEGTNIGHPIDFNKLDGTWRLQYTSAPDVLILFQAAATLPFFQVGQIFQKFECRHNSTGGVIRNVVRWSIPNLLEEQEGATLLVSAKFTLVSARNIYLQFQEITLQDINISEQVQALISPALLPRSFISLQILQYLRTFKAQIPVRDPGRESVGGLYYLSYLDDNMLLGRAVGGGGVFVFTRAQSLY
- the LOC127107158 gene encoding probable plastid-lipid-associated protein 10, chloroplastic isoform X1, with the translated sequence MGMELLALNSSPLCNVTTTTTTTRTRRRIHYKPYNFNFMAIITSASKVYDSVLENKKHVLLTSLQDTHRGLLTTPHQRSSIEQALVNVEGTNIGHPIDFNKLDGTWRLQYTSAPDVLILFQAAATLPFFQVGQIFQKFECRHNSTGGVIRNVVRWSIPNLLEEQEGATLLVSAKFTLVSARNIYLQFQEITLQDINISEQVQALISPALLPRSFISLQILQYLRTFKAQIPVRDPGRESVGGLYYLSYLDDNMLLGRAVGGGGVFVFTRAQSLY